The DNA segment GGTAAATATCCCCGGAATTCCGGCGGGTGGTTGGGCCTGCCGATTGTGCCTGTAATCTAGACTGCCCTGGGGCTTCTTATCGAGGCTTAACAGGATGAATCCAATTGAGCTTAAGGTGGGCATAGCTCATGGCAGATCAGCTCTTGCTCCAGGATTTGCCGCTGGATTTGCTCCAGATCGCGGCAGTTGATCCCGCACCCCTTCTGCGCCCACGGCCAGTCGCGGCGACCCCCAGCGGGCTCCCAGGAGAAACATCGCGCGAAGGTACGCTTTCGATGCCGGCATGAATCGAATCCATTTCCCGCCTGTTCACGAAACGAATTTCAGCACGGTGACATAGTGGCTGGTCGTCCCGCCGAGGACGAACAGATGCCAGATGCCATGGCCGTGGGGCACGCGCTTGTCCAGGATGTAGAAAACCACCCCAATCGTGTAGAAGAGGCAGCCGCTCAGCAGCCAAGCCCATCCTTGCCCATGCAGTCCCCGGCTGAGGGGTACGCATACGGCCACGCCGCACCAGCCCATCAGCACGTACATCAACACCTGTGGCGGGGATTCGCGGGCTCGCCACAACTCCTTGAGGATGCCGAGAACGGCCAGGGACCACACCACCCCCAGCAGGCCCCAGCCCAGAGGACCCCGGAGGGACACCATGCAGAAGGGCGTATAGGTTCCGGCGATCAGGATGTAGATGGCAACGTGATCGGCCTTGGCCAGATGTTCCTTGATCGGCCCTCGAAGGCTGTGAAGCAGCGTGGATGCGGCGTAGAGAAGAACCATGGACAGGCCGAAGACACTGAAGCTGACTGTCTTCAGGAGATCACCGTCCTGGAGTGATTGAGCAATCAGAACGGCTGCTCCCGCGATGGCCAAGGCCAACCCCAGCAGATGGGTCAGGCTGTTCAATCGCTCGCCGTGATACATGGGCCCCCCTGGCTAAGGGGTAACGCGCCACGGTGGGGCCCGCAGTGAATTCAATGGAACATCCGATGAGGGGTTGCACGTGGATCTTCACGGCGAAGAAACAGGGATTCCGGATTGATCGCTTCCGCGGGTCATTACACTTGGAACTTGGAGCCGAATACCTTCTAACGGTGAGGCGCGATGCCCTTGCTTTCTCGCATCCGACCGCTGCTTCCCGAAGGGGACGCGCGCGAGTTCAGCCTCCAGGCGGACTACTTCGACGGTCAGATTGACCTGAAGGCCTTTTCCGCAGCCCATCCTCATCACGCCATTCTGAATTCCAATCCCCTGATCTTGGAGCCCCGGCAGGGGAATTACGTATACCTCTCTCGATTCGGAGGGGTCGTATTCTGGAATTGCGCGGGGGACCTGATCCAGCAGGTTCATGATGAACTGAAGCGCCTTCCCGGCCTCAGCCGGATGGAAGAGCAGGCGCGGGACACCCTTCTGGTGCGCGTGGGTTCCACGGAGGATTCCGTGGGATTCAGCGAGGTGAACCTTCGGGGCCTCACCTTGGAGAAGCTGAGCATCGTCAGCCTCGCGCTCGCCCAGAGCGTGGCCCTCGATCACTTCGAGGCGGCTGTCAGTCAAGCCATGGCAAGGTTCCAGCCGGTCGTCCACGCCCTGAGCCGGGATGGAAAGCTGGCGGTCCCCCACCGGGAATTACTGCGCATTGCGGGCTTCGCCATGGAGGTCCGGGCGGTGGTGCTGGAGAATCTGACCTTGTTCGATGACCCTCCCGAGACCTGGGAGAGCGAATCCCTGGCCCACCTTGATGGCGCGCTCTTCGACCAGTTCGACCTTGAGGAACGGCTCGGGGCCATCCGGGAGAAACTCGCCTATCTTCAGGACACAGGCGCCACCTTTTTGGGGCTTCTGGACACCCGCAAGAACCATCGCCTGGAATGGGTGATCATCTTGCTGATTCTTGTCGAAATTCTTCTCGCCGTAGGCAAGGACCTGTTTAACCTGGGAGCCAAGTGAGCAGGATGGGCTCCTCGATTCAAACCGGATGATCAACAGACCTTCGTCGCACGTCTCGATGTTTGAACCTGTGGAGCACGTCTTTGCTGCAGACCCTCCCTCCGCCCGAGTCGCTGACCCATGATTCTTTTGAGGGCTTCCTTAAGACCCTCGAAGGGCAGGTACGGAATTCGGGCTACCTACTGGTTCTTCTCGACGGCCGTCTGCGGCTGGATGTCATGTTGCTGCGCCACGAGAAGAATCCGAGGGTGTACTGGGGGCTGAAGCCCCACCAGGACTGGGCGGTCAAGGCCACGCTGCTCCGGTTCGCCTCCGGGCAAGAACCCGTTCATGTGCTCTTGTCCCAGGAATTGGATGGTTCCTACGACGTGGTCGGATGGCTACTCAAGCGGGCGGAAGGACGCTTTTGGGCGCGCTCCATTCTTCCGGCTCAGGCCCAATCCCACTGGGAACACTGTGTGGCCCCGGCGTCCTCCGACCGGTACGTTTGATCCGTTTCCCTTCATCCTTTCCAGGATGGTGCGGCCGCGATCTTTCCGGTCGGAACGTCCTTGATTTTGGTGCACGCCAGGATCAAGGCCCAGGCTTCAGCCACCCAGGACCGGGATCGCGCGGGGGAAGTCTGAAATCGTGACGTGAACGCGGAGCAGGCTTCCCGCGACCCTTCTCGGTCTTATCGGCGCATCAGTTCAGGGCGCGGTGTACGTCGTCACCACGCCCGCGGGGGTGACGCCGCGGAGGTAGTGGTTGTAGGTGTCGGCCACGACGAGGTTGCCGGCGGGCGTCACGGCGATCCCGCAGGGCAGGTTGAACAGGGCGGCGGTGCCGGAGCCGTCGGCGTTCCCGGAGTTGCCCCCGGAGCCGGCGGGGGTGCTGAGGCTCCCGTCGGCCAGGACGCGGCGGATGGCGTGGTTGTGGGTGTCCGCCACCCACACGGCGCCGGCGCCGTCCACGGCGACGGCCACCGGCCAGTAGAACTGGGCGGAGGTGCCCCGGGCATCGCTGAAGCCGTGGGTGGTCTGGCCCGCCAGGGTCGTCACCTGGGCGCCCGAGGCCACGGTGCGAATGCAGGAATTCCCGTAGTCGGCGACGACCAGGGTGCCATCGGCCTTGAGGGCGAGGCCGCTGGGCTGGTTGAGGCGCGCGGCGGCGCCCGTGGCGTCCAGGAGGCCGGGCGTTCCGGCGGTGCCCGCGAAGGTGGTCACGGTGCCGTTGGCGGCCAGCTTGCGGAGGGTGTGGTTCTGGGTATCCGCCACGTAGATCAGGCCGGTGCTGTCCACGGCCACGCCGCTGGGCGTGTTGAACCGGGCGAGGCTGCCGATGCCGTCCGCCGTGCCCGCCGCGCCGGCGGTGCCCGCCAGCGTGGTGACGGTGCCGTTGGGGGCGATGCGCCGGATGGTGTGGTTGCCGGCGTCGGCCACCACCACGTTGCCCGCGGAATCGAGAGCCAGGCCCGCCGGATTGCGGAACAGGGCCGCGGCGCCCACGCCATCGGCGCTGCCGGCGACCCCTTTGTTTCCGGCCAGGAGGGTCTTGCGGTTGGTGGCGTCCACCTTCCAGATGACGTGGTCCTCGCTGTCGGAGACGAAGATGTTGCCGGAGGCGTCCGCCACGACGCCCATCGGCGCGGTGAGGTCCACGGCCGCGACCACCGTCAGGGCGACCGGCGTGCTGGTGATGGAGCCCAGCGAGTTCGTCACCGTCACCGCGTACGAGCCCGAATCCTGGGCGGTGGGGCTGGAGAGGGTGAGCGTCGCGCTGCGGCCGCCCACGATATTCTGCCCGCCCTTGGTCCACTGGTAGGACAGCGTCACCGCGCCGTCCGCCACCACGGAGAGGCTGACCGACCGCCCGGAGATGACCGAGGTATCGACGGGCTGGGTCTTGATCACCGGCGCCGAGCTTTCGTAGGGCGAGGACTTGCCTTTGGAGCAGCCGGTTCCCAGCGCGACGAAGGCCGCGGACAGGAAGAGGCCCGAGACGAGGGCGCCGGAGCGGACCGCGAACCGCCACCGGCCTGAGATTCCCTGGGGACCGACGGATTCAAGGGACATGGAACCTCACGGGAAAGGGCGCGGAGAGAAGGCAGACCCGCTTCGGGCGGGGGTCGAGCCTCAGAAAAGGATGGAGCGGATGGGGGGAAAGTTCCACGTCATCCGCGGGCCTGAACCTAGAACTCGAAGGTGGGACCGCTGAGGGTCCGCGCGTCCAGGATCTGTCCCTGGGCGTCGAGGGTGACGAGGCCCTGGGCCTGGCGGGGGGTCAACTGGGTGAGCTGCTGGAGAGCCTGGCCGCGGAGTTCGGGATTGCCGTTTTCGGCGCTCTCGAAGAACACGGCGCCCACCCGATAGGTCTGCTGGGTGTCGTGCAGCAGGTGCAGTTCCCGCAACTGGCGCTCGTCCACGGGGCTGGGGGCGTCGGTCATCAGGCAGCGGGCCTGGGCGGTCTTGGGGAAGGCGATGACCTCGCGGATGTTGTCCACGCCCGCCAGGATCATGACCAGGCGATCCAGGCCCAGCGCCAGGCCGCCGTGGGGCGGGGCGCCGTAGCTGAGGGCGTCCAGCAGGAATCCGAACTTGGCGCGGGCTTCGGCCTCGCCGATCCCGATGATCCGGAACATCCGGCTCTGGACTTCCGCGTCGTGGATGCGGATGCTGCCCCCGCCCACCTCGAACCCGTTGAACACCAGGTCGTAGGCCACGGCGCGGCACTTGCCGGGGTCCGTCTCCAGGAGGTCGAGGTCGTCGGGATGGGGGCTGGTGAAGGGATGATGGCAGGCGACGAAGCGCTGCCCCTCCTCGCTCCACTCCAGGAGGGGGAAGTCCACCACCCACAGCAGCTCGAAGCGGGATTCGTCCAGCAGGCCGAACTGCCGGCCCAGGCGCAGGCGCAACTCGCCCAGGACGCGGCTGGTCTGGGCGTCGGGCCCCACCGCGAAGATGGCCAGGCCCTCGCCCTCGATGGCGAGATGGGTCTTGAGCCGGGCTTCGTCCGCGGGCTCCAGGAACTTCTTGAAGCTGCTGGCGAGGCCCTCCTTGCCCCACTTGGCGTAGGGCAGGCCGCCGGCGCCCAGCTGCTTGGCCACTTCCTGCAGCTCGTCCAGCTGCTTGCGGCTCAGGGAACCTGCGGCCTCGCCGGGGAAGAACAGGGCCCTGACCCGGCGCTGGCCCTGGCTCTCGGCGGCGGCGCGGAACAGGTTGAAGCCCGTGTCGGCGAAGACGGCCGTGGCGTCCTGGATCTTCAGGGAGCAGCGGAGGTCGGGCTTGTCGGAGCCGTACCACTCCATGGCGTCCGCGTAGGGCAGGCGGGGGAAGGGCGCCGTCACGTCCTGGCCCACGATCTTGGCCAGCTTGATCATCAGGGGTTCCAGGACGCCCTGGATGTCCTCCTGGCGGACGAAGCTCATCTCCACGTCCACCTGGGTGAACTCGGGCTGGCGGTCGGCGCGCAGGTCCTCGTCCCGGAAGCAGCGGCAGATCTGGACGTAGCGCTCGAAGCCGCTGACCTGGAGCAGCTGCTTGAAGAGCTGGGGGCTCTGGGGCAGGGCGAAGAACTCCCCGGGGTGGACGCGGCTGGGCACCAGGTAGTCGCGGGCGCCTTCCGGCGTGGACTTGGTGAGGATGGGCGTCTCGAGCTCGATGAAATCGTGCTCGCGGAAATGGTTGCGGATGATGTTGGCGGTCTCGCTGCGGAGCAGCATGTTGCGCTGGAGCTTCTCCCGGCGCAGGTCCAGGAAGCGGTAGGTGAGGCGCAGGTCCTCGCCCACGCCCTCGTCCTCCAGGGGGAAGGGCAGGGGCGCGGCGGTGTTGAGGATCCGCAGGCCCGTCAGGCGGACTTCGACGTCGCCCGTGGGCAGGTTGGGATTCTTGCTCTCCCGCTCGGCCACCACGCCCTCGGCGGCCAGCACGAATTCGCTGCGCACGGCCTTGAGCTTGGCCAGGAGTTCCGGATCGGCGGTCTCCTCGTTGGCCACCAGCTGCACCAGGCCCCAGCGGTCGCGCAGGTCCAGGAACACCAGCGAGCCCAGGTTGCGCACCCGGCGGCACCACCCGAACAGGCGCACGGTCTGGCCCGCGTGGTCGAGGCGCAGGTCGCCGTTGCGGTGGGTGCGTTGGAAGTCGCCGAGCTGGTCGAGTCTCATAGCCCTCCAGGATCGCATTCTCCCTGAGGTGGCTCAAGGCGAGGAGAAGGGTCCGGCCGGAAGGGAATGAAAAAAGCGGAGAAAAGCGGAAATACCGAGGAGAGCGGAGATAAATCTGTTTCCGCTTTCCTCAGCTTTTCCGTATCCCTCTGCTTTCTAAATATTTTTCCTGGAGATCTTCCGAACGTGGGGTCAGTGCGCCTCGGCGCTTCGGGAGCGGGAGGCGGCCCGCCACCGCTCCCAGCGCAGGCGGGCGCGGTCCATGTAGAGGTAGATGACGGGGGTGGTGTAGAGGGTGAGGAGCTGGCTGAACAGCAGGCCGCCCACGATGGCGATGCCCAGGGGCCGCCGCAGCTCGGCGCCGGTGCCCATTCCGATGGCCAGGGGCAGGCCGCCCAGGAGGGCCGCCATGGTGGTCATGGTGATGGGCCGGAACCGGAGGAGGCAGGCCTGGAAGATGGCCCGTTCCGGCGTGACGCCCTCGCGCCGCTCCACGTCGATGGCGAAGTCGATCATCAGGATGGCGTTCTTCTTCACGATCCCGATGAGCAGGATGATCCCGATGAAGGCGATGACGCTCAGCTCCGTCCGGCAGGCCAGAAGGGCCAGGAGGGCGCCCACGCCCGCCGAGGGCAGGGTGGACAGGATCGTGAGGGGGTGGATCAGGTTCTCGTACAGCATCCCCAGGACGATGTAGACCGCCAGGAGGGCGGCGGCCACCAGCAGGGGCTGGTTCGACAGCGACGCCTTGAAGGCCTGGGCGGTCCCCATGTAGCTGCCCCGCAGGGTGCCGGGAAGGCGGATCTCCTGCTCGGCCTTGTCGATGGCGGCCACGGCGTCGCCCAGGGCCACGCCCACGGGCAGGTTGAATGAGAGCGTCACCGAGGGCAGCTGGCCCTGGTGGTTGACGGACAGCGGGGTGTTGCGGCGCTCCAGGGTGGTGAAGGCACTGAGGGGCACCATGTCGCCGGTGGTGGAGCGGACGTAGGTGTGGCGCAGTCCGTCCGGCGTCTCCATGAAGGGGGAGTCCACTTCCATCACCACGTGGTACTGGTTCAGCGAGGTGTAGATGGTGGACACGAACCGCTGGCCGAAGGCGTCGTACAGCGTGCTGTCGATGGCCTGGGGCGTGATGCCCAGGCGCGACGCGGTGGCCCGGTCGATGACGAGGGAGGCCTCCAGTCCCTTGTTCTGGAGATCCGAGTTCACGTCCGCCAGCTGGGGCACGGTGCGCAGCTTCTGGAGCACCTTGGGCGCCCAGTCGAACAGCTCCCGGGCGTCGTCCCCCTGAAGGGTGTACTGGTACTGCGAACTGGAAGAGCGTCCGCCCAGGCGGAGGTCCTGCACGGGCTGCATGAACAGGGTGCCGCCCGGGAGGTGGGCGGTCTTGCCCCGGAGCCGGGCGATGATCTGGTCGGCGGTGTCCTTCCGCTCGTCGTTGGGCTTGAGGGACGCGAACAGCCGCCCGGTGTTGCCCCCGCCCACGAAGGCGGTGACGTTCTCGATGCCCGGATCGGCCTGGACGATGGCCACGTACTCGGTCATCAGCTTCTCCATCCCGACGAAGGAGATGTCCTGCGCCGCCTGGATGGCGCCCATGACGCGCCCCGTGTCCTGCTGGGGGAAGAAGCCCTTGGGGATGATCACGTAGAGGCCCACCGTGGCGAGCATGGTCGCGAGGGCCACGCCCAGCGTGAACCGCTGGTGCCGCAGCACCCACGCGAGGGAGGTCTCATAGTGGCGCATGATCCACTCGAAGACGCGCTCGCTGGCCTGGAAGACGCGGCCGTGGGATTCGCCCGCGTGGGGCTTGAGGATGCGGGAGCACATCATCGGCGTCGTGGTGAGCGACACCAGCATGGAGATCAGGATCGAGATCGAGAGGGTGACGGCGAACTCCCGGAAGAGCCGCCCCACGATCCCGCCCATCATCAGGATCGGGATGAACACCGCGATCAGCGAGATGCTGATGGAGATGACCGTGAAGCCGATCTCCTTGGCGCCGTGGAGCGCGGCCTCCATGGGCTCCATCCCGTTTTCCAGGTGGCGCGTGATGTTCTCCACCACCACGATGGCGTCGTCCACCACGAAGCCCGTGGCCACCGTCAGGGCCATCAGCGACAGGTTGTCGATGGTGTAGCCCAGGACATACATGGCGCCGAAGGTCCCGATGAGGGAGATGGGCACCGCGACGGTGGGGATGAGGGTGGAGCGCACGCTCCGCAGAAACACGAAGACGACGAGGATCACCAGGGCGATGGAGATCGCCAGCGCCAGCTGCACATCCTTCACCGAGGCCCGGATGGTGCGGGTGGCGTCGATCAGGACCTTCAACTCCATGGCTGGGGGAAGCGACCCTTGGAGCTGGGGGAGCACGGCCCGCACGCGATCCACCGTTTCGATGATGTTGGCGTCCGGCTGGCGGAAGATGGGCACGATGATGGCCGGGACGCCGTTGGAGAGGCCGCTGTTGCGGACGTTCTCCACGGAATCCGTCACCTGGGCCACGTCCGACAGGCGGACGGCGTTCCCGTTCCGGTAGCGCAGGATGAGCGGCTGGTAGTCGGCGGCGGCCATCAGCTGGTCCGTGGTGGTGATGGACCAGGTGGTGTTCCCGCTGGTGAGGTCGCCCTTCGGCCGGTTGAGGTTGGCCGCAGCGATGGCCACGCGGACGTCCTCCAGGGCGAGGCCCTGGGCGTTGAGCAGCGCGGGGTTCACGTCCACCCGCACCGCGGGCAGGGCGCCGCCCCACACGAAGACCTGGCCCACGCCCTGGATCTGGGACAGCTTCTGCTGGAGCACCGACGAGGCGATGTCGTACATCCGCTCCCGCGGAATCAGGCGGGAGGTCAGCGCCAGCATCATGATCGGCGAGTCCGCCGGGTTCACCTTGCGGTAGGACGGGTTGTTGGGCAGGTTCGTCGGGAGGTCGCCCCGGGCGGCGTTGATGGCGGCCTGGACGTCGCGGGCGGCGGCGTCGATGTTGCGGTTCAGGTCGAACTGGAGGGTGATGTTGGTGGAGCCGAGGGAACTGGCGGAGGTCATCTCCGTGATGCCCGCGATGCGCCCGAACTGGCGCTCCAGGGGCGTGGCCACGGAGGAGGCCATGGTTTCGGGGCTGGCCCCGGGGAGGCCTGCGGAGATCTGGATGGTGGGGAACTCCACCTGGGGCAGGGGCGAGACCGGCAGGAACTGGTAGGCGATGGCCCCCAGCAGCGCCAGGGCCACCGTCAGCAGGGTGGTGGCCACCGGACGGCGGATGAACGGCGTGGAGATGCTCATTTGGCGGGCGCGCCGCGGAGGCCCCGGAGGCGGCGGGCGAGGCGGTCGAACGCCAGGTAGATGACGGGGGTGGTGTAGAGCGTCAGCACCTGGCTGAAGATCAGCCCGCCCACGATCACGATGCCCAGCGGCCGGCGCAGCTCAGCGCCCACGCCGGAACCCAGCGCCAGGGGCACGCCGCCGAGGAGGGCCGCCATGGTGGTCATGATGATCGGCCGGAAGCGCAGCAGCGACGCCTGGTAGATGGCCTCCTCCGGCGGGAGCCCGTCCTTGCGCTCGGCCTCCAGCGCGAAGTCGATCATCATGATCGCGTTCTTCTCCACGATTCCGATCAGCAGGATGATCCCGATGAGCGCGATCACGCTGAAGTCCGTGCGGCAGAGCATCAGGGAGAGCAGCGCGCCCACGCCCGCGGAGGGCAGGGTGGACAGGATCGTGATGGGGTGGATGTAGCTCTCGTAGAGCACGCCGAGGAGGATGTAGACCGTCAGCACCGCCGCCAGGATGAGCAGCGGCGTGTTGGTGAGGGACGCGCCGAAAGCCTGGGCGGTGCCCTGGAACCCGGCTTTGATGCTGGGCGGCAGGTCCATCTCCCGGCGGGCGCCCTGGATCGCCTTCACGGCGTCACCCAGGGATGCCCCCGGCGCCAGATTGAACGACAGCGTGGCGGTGGGGAACTGGCCCTGGTGGTTCACGGCCAGGGGCGCGGTGATGGTCTCGATCCGGGTGAAGGCGCTCAGCGGAACGGAGCCGCCGGAGCCCGACTTGACGTAGATGTCCTGGAGGTCCTGGGGCCGCTGGTACTGCTTGGGGTTGGCCTCCAGCACCACGCGGTACTGATTCAGCTGGGTGAACATGGTGGAGATCTGCCGCTGGCCGAACGCGTCGTAGAGGGCGTCGTCCAGCACCTGGGGCGTGATCCCCAGCCGGGATGCGGTGGTGCGGTCCAGGGTGATCCGGATCTGGAGTCCGGCGTTCTGCTGGTCGCTGGCCACGTCCCGCAGCTCCGGAAGCGCCGACAGGCGGTCCACGAAGCGGGGCACCCATTCGTTCAGCTCCTTCGCGTCCGCGTCCTCCAGGGTGTACTGGTATTGCGTGCGGCTGACGCGGTCCTCCACCGTCAGGTCCTGCACCGGCTGGAGGTAGAGGCGGATGCCCTCGATGGCCGCCAGCTTGGGCTGGAGCCGCCGGATGACTTCCGTAGCGCTCATCCCCCGCGCATCGAGGGGCTTGAGGTTGATCTGGATGCGCCCGCTGTTGAGGGTGGTGTTGGTGCCGTCGATCCCGATGAAGGAGGACAGGCTCTCCACCGCCGGATCCTTCAGGATCTCCGCGGACAGCGCCTGCTGCCGCTCGGCCATGGCGGGGAAGGATACGGTCTGCGGCGCCTCGGAGATGCCGAGGATCACGCCGGTGTCCTGCACGGGGAAGAAGCCCTTGGGGACGGCGAGGTAGAGCAGCACCGTGGACGCCAGGGTGGCGGCGGCCACCAGGAGCGTGCCCGTCTGGTGCTTCAGTACCCACGCCAGGGTCCGGCCGTAGAAGTCGATCACCCGCTGGAACACGCGCTCCGACGACTGGTAGAAGCGGCCCTGCTGCTCGGGCGGCGTGTGCTTCAGCAGCTTGGCGCACATCATCGGCGTCAGCGTCAGCGAGACCACCGCGGAGACCAGGATGGTGACGCTCAAAGTGACGGCGAACTCGCGGAACAGGCGGCCCACGATGTCGCCCATGAACAGCAGCGGGATCAGCACCGCGATCAGCGAGACCGTCAGCGACAGGATGGT comes from the Geothrix sp. 21YS21S-4 genome and includes:
- a CDS encoding hemolysin III family protein, whose translation is MYHGERLNSLTHLLGLALAIAGAAVLIAQSLQDGDLLKTVSFSVFGLSMVLLYAASTLLHSLRGPIKEHLAKADHVAIYILIAGTYTPFCMVSLRGPLGWGLLGVVWSLAVLGILKELWRARESPPQVLMYVLMGWCGVAVCVPLSRGLHGQGWAWLLSGCLFYTIGVVFYILDKRVPHGHGIWHLFVLGGTTSHYVTVLKFVS
- a CDS encoding RMD1 family protein; translation: MPLLSRIRPLLPEGDAREFSLQADYFDGQIDLKAFSAAHPHHAILNSNPLILEPRQGNYVYLSRFGGVVFWNCAGDLIQQVHDELKRLPGLSRMEEQARDTLLVRVGSTEDSVGFSEVNLRGLTLEKLSIVSLALAQSVALDHFEAAVSQAMARFQPVVHALSRDGKLAVPHRELLRIAGFAMEVRAVVLENLTLFDDPPETWESESLAHLDGALFDQFDLEERLGAIREKLAYLQDTGATFLGLLDTRKNHRLEWVIILLILVEILLAVGKDLFNLGAK
- a CDS encoding SMP-30/gluconolactonase/LRE family protein → MSLESVGPQGISGRWRFAVRSGALVSGLFLSAAFVALGTGCSKGKSSPYESSAPVIKTQPVDTSVISGRSVSLSVVADGAVTLSYQWTKGGQNIVGGRSATLTLSSPTAQDSGSYAVTVTNSLGSITSTPVALTVVAAVDLTAPMGVVADASGNIFVSDSEDHVIWKVDATNRKTLLAGNKGVAGSADGVGAAALFRNPAGLALDSAGNVVVADAGNHTIRRIAPNGTVTTLAGTAGAAGTADGIGSLARFNTPSGVAVDSTGLIYVADTQNHTLRKLAANGTVTTFAGTAGTPGLLDATGAAARLNQPSGLALKADGTLVVADYGNSCIRTVASGAQVTTLAGQTTHGFSDARGTSAQFYWPVAVAVDGAGAVWVADTHNHAIRRVLADGSLSTPAGSGGNSGNADGSGTAALFNLPCGIAVTPAGNLVVADTYNHYLRGVTPAGVVTTYTAP
- the aspS gene encoding aspartate--tRNA ligase produces the protein MRLDQLGDFQRTHRNGDLRLDHAGQTVRLFGWCRRVRNLGSLVFLDLRDRWGLVQLVANEETADPELLAKLKAVRSEFVLAAEGVVAERESKNPNLPTGDVEVRLTGLRILNTAAPLPFPLEDEGVGEDLRLTYRFLDLRREKLQRNMLLRSETANIIRNHFREHDFIELETPILTKSTPEGARDYLVPSRVHPGEFFALPQSPQLFKQLLQVSGFERYVQICRCFRDEDLRADRQPEFTQVDVEMSFVRQEDIQGVLEPLMIKLAKIVGQDVTAPFPRLPYADAMEWYGSDKPDLRCSLKIQDATAVFADTGFNLFRAAAESQGQRRVRALFFPGEAAGSLSRKQLDELQEVAKQLGAGGLPYAKWGKEGLASSFKKFLEPADEARLKTHLAIEGEGLAIFAVGPDAQTSRVLGELRLRLGRQFGLLDESRFELLWVVDFPLLEWSEEGQRFVACHHPFTSPHPDDLDLLETDPGKCRAVAYDLVFNGFEVGGGSIRIHDAEVQSRMFRIIGIGEAEARAKFGFLLDALSYGAPPHGGLALGLDRLVMILAGVDNIREVIAFPKTAQARCLMTDAPSPVDERQLRELHLLHDTQQTYRVGAVFFESAENGNPELRGQALQQLTQLTPRQAQGLVTLDAQGQILDARTLSGPTFEF
- a CDS encoding multidrug efflux RND transporter permease subunit, with protein sequence MSISTPFIRRPVATTLLTVALALLGAIAYQFLPVSPLPQVEFPTIQISAGLPGASPETMASSVATPLERQFGRIAGITEMTSASSLGSTNITLQFDLNRNIDAAARDVQAAINAARGDLPTNLPNNPSYRKVNPADSPIMMLALTSRLIPRERMYDIASSVLQQKLSQIQGVGQVFVWGGALPAVRVDVNPALLNAQGLALEDVRVAIAAANLNRPKGDLTSGNTTWSITTTDQLMAAADYQPLILRYRNGNAVRLSDVAQVTDSVENVRNSGLSNGVPAIIVPIFRQPDANIIETVDRVRAVLPQLQGSLPPAMELKVLIDATRTIRASVKDVQLALAISIALVILVVFVFLRSVRSTLIPTVAVPISLIGTFGAMYVLGYTIDNLSLMALTVATGFVVDDAIVVVENITRHLENGMEPMEAALHGAKEIGFTVISISISLIAVFIPILMMGGIVGRLFREFAVTLSISILISMLVSLTTTPMMCSRILKPHAGESHGRVFQASERVFEWIMRHYETSLAWVLRHQRFTLGVALATMLATVGLYVIIPKGFFPQQDTGRVMGAIQAAQDISFVGMEKLMTEYVAIVQADPGIENVTAFVGGGNTGRLFASLKPNDERKDTADQIIARLRGKTAHLPGGTLFMQPVQDLRLGGRSSSSQYQYTLQGDDARELFDWAPKVLQKLRTVPQLADVNSDLQNKGLEASLVIDRATASRLGITPQAIDSTLYDAFGQRFVSTIYTSLNQYHVVMEVDSPFMETPDGLRHTYVRSTTGDMVPLSAFTTLERRNTPLSVNHQGQLPSVTLSFNLPVGVALGDAVAAIDKAEQEIRLPGTLRGSYMGTAQAFKASLSNQPLLVAAALLAVYIVLGMLYENLIHPLTILSTLPSAGVGALLALLACRTELSVIAFIGIILLIGIVKKNAILMIDFAIDVERREGVTPERAIFQACLLRFRPITMTTMAALLGGLPLAIGMGTGAELRRPLGIAIVGGLLFSQLLTLYTTPVIYLYMDRARLRWERWRAASRSRSAEAH
- a CDS encoding MdtB/MuxB family multidrug efflux RND transporter permease subunit, which translates into the protein MNPSRPFILRPIATSLLMAGLLLVGLLAFRQLPVSALPQVDYPTIQVVTFYPGASPDVMASAITAPLERQFGQLPGLNRMSSTSSGGSSVITLQFVLDLNIDVAEQQVQAAVNAAGTYLPANLPNPPIYSKINPADSPILTLALTSKTLPLSKVEDFADTRLAQKISQLPGVGLVSISGGQKPAVRIQANPVALAAKGLALSDVRTAVAQSNVNQAKGSFDGLRQAYAIGANDQILSSEDYRPLIVAYKNGAPVVLSDVATVTDDVENARLAAWKNTTPAVILNIQRQPGANIIAVVDRVKDLLPQLRGSLPASVDLSILTDRTITIRASVEDVEFELMLTIALVVMVIFLFLRTLAATVIPSVAVPLSLVGTFGVMYLLGYSLNNLTLMALTISTGFVVDDAIVMIENIMRYIEEGESPLEAALKGSGQIGFTILSLTVSLIAVLIPLLFMGDIVGRLFREFAVTLSVTILVSAVVSLTLTPMMCAKLLKHTPPEQQGRFYQSSERVFQRVIDFYGRTLAWVLKHQTGTLLVAAATLASTVLLYLAVPKGFFPVQDTGVILGISEAPQTVSFPAMAERQQALSAEILKDPAVESLSSFIGIDGTNTTLNSGRIQINLKPLDARGMSATEVIRRLQPKLAAIEGIRLYLQPVQDLTVEDRVSRTQYQYTLEDADAKELNEWVPRFVDRLSALPELRDVASDQQNAGLQIRITLDRTTASRLGITPQVLDDALYDAFGQRQISTMFTQLNQYRVVLEANPKQYQRPQDLQDIYVKSGSGGSVPLSAFTRIETITAPLAVNHQGQFPTATLSFNLAPGASLGDAVKAIQGARREMDLPPSIKAGFQGTAQAFGASLTNTPLLILAAVLTVYILLGVLYESYIHPITILSTLPSAGVGALLSLMLCRTDFSVIALIGIILLIGIVEKNAIMMIDFALEAERKDGLPPEEAIYQASLLRFRPIIMTTMAALLGGVPLALGSGVGAELRRPLGIVIVGGLIFSQVLTLYTTPVIYLAFDRLARRLRGLRGAPAK